Part of the Halalkalibacter krulwichiae genome is shown below.
GGAGTATCTGTTCCAAAACATTTCACATCTTCTACCGTCATCGTCGCTGGAATGAGCGGCGTCCAAATCGGTCCAGGCGCTACAGCATTCACACGAATTTCCTGCTTTGCTAAAGATAAGGCGAGCGAGCGAGTGAACGTGATGATTGCGCCTTGTGTAGCGGAATAGTCAATTAATCTCTCATGGCCAGCAAAAGCAGTCACGGAAGAATTATTAATAATGGCATCTCCTGCGTTTAAATAGGGTAGTACAGCTTTACTCATATAAAAAAATGAAAAGATATTCGTTTTAAATGTTTGTTCTAACTGTTCACTAGATATATCTAAAATCGATTCACGAACAAATTGGATCGCCTGATTGTTTACTAAAATGTCAATTCTTCCAAAGGTGTCAATCGTTTGCTTGACTACTTCTGTTGAGGCTGATTCTTGACGAAGGTCAATTGCCATCGTTCTACATCTTTTTCCAATTTCCTCAATTCTCTTTTTAGTCGCCTCAGCATCTTTATGTTCATTCAGATAAACAATAGCGACATCGGCTCCTTCTTTTGCAAAAGCAATGG
Proteins encoded:
- a CDS encoding SDR family oxidoreductase, whose product is MYPSYPYYDKEVKCKEKPVAFPPQQQEQQPGLEYKMTPKPIAENPNYQPAGKLKGKVAIVTGGDSGIGRAVAIAFAKEGADVAIVYLNEHKDAEATKKRIEEIGKRCRTMAIDLRQESASTEVVKQTIDTFGRIDILVNNQAIQFVRESILDISSEQLEQTFKTNIFSFFYMSKAVLPYLNAGDAIINNSSVTAFAGHERLIDYSATQGAIITFTRSLALSLAKQEIRVNAVAPGPIWTPLIPATMTVEDVKCFGTDTPMERAGQPFELAPAFVYLASDDSRYVTGQTIHVNGGHIIGS